A genomic region of Enterococcus sp. 12C11_DIV0727 contains the following coding sequences:
- a CDS encoding putative DNA-binding protein: MEIEKTNRMNALFEFYSTLLTEKQMNYMEMYYADDFSLGEIAEEYEISRQAVYDNIKRTEKILEEYEKKLHLFSDYVVRGELLDTLKNYVKETYPKDTTIAHYIEQIQEVEE, from the coding sequence ATGGAAATTGAAAAAACCAATCGAATGAATGCGTTGTTTGAATTTTACTCCACTTTGTTAACAGAAAAACAAATGAACTATATGGAGATGTACTATGCCGATGATTTTTCATTAGGAGAAATTGCCGAAGAATATGAGATCAGCCGTCAAGCAGTGTACGATAATATTAAACGAACGGAAAAAATTTTAGAAGAGTATGAAAAAAAACTTCATCTTTTTTCTGATTACGTAGTGCGTGGTGAATTGTTGGATACATTAAAAAACTACGTGAAAGAAACCTATCCGAAAGATACAACGATCGCCCACTATATAGAACAAATACAAGAAGTAGAGGAATGA
- the ffh gene encoding signal recognition particle protein: protein MAFESLTDRLQQAMSKLRRKGKVSEADVKEMMREIRLALLEADVNLQVVKDFTKRVRERAVGVEVLESLSPAQQIVKIVDEELTATLGTETVGLNKSERIPTVIMMVGLQGAGKTTFGGKLANHLIKTENARPLMIAADVYRPAAIDQLKVLGQQLDVPVFDMGTDTSPVEIVRQGMALAKEKKNDYVLIDTAGRLHIDETLMDELKQIKEIAQPDDILLVVDAMTGQDAVNVADSFNQQLGITGVVITKLDGDTRGGAALSIRSVTGAPIKFIGSGEKLTDLEIFHPDRMSSRILGMGDMLTLIEKAQQDYDEKKAEELAVKMKENSFDFNDFIEQLDQVMGMGPIEDLLKMIPGMNNMPGLENVKVDPKDVARKKAMVLSMTPAERENPDLLNPSRRRRIAAGSGNNVVEVNRMIKQFKESKKMMQQMSKGNMDIPGMDQMLGGGIKGKLGKMAMNRMVKKNKKKKKKKK, encoded by the coding sequence ATGGCTTTTGAAAGTTTAACAGATCGCCTGCAACAGGCAATGAGCAAATTACGTCGTAAAGGAAAAGTATCTGAAGCTGACGTAAAAGAAATGATGAGAGAAATTCGTTTGGCTTTGTTGGAAGCCGATGTAAATTTACAAGTAGTCAAAGATTTCACAAAACGTGTACGTGAACGCGCAGTTGGAGTAGAAGTCTTAGAAAGTTTATCACCAGCACAACAAATCGTTAAAATCGTTGATGAAGAACTAACAGCGACATTAGGGACAGAAACAGTTGGCTTAAACAAATCAGAGCGGATACCAACAGTGATCATGATGGTTGGTTTGCAAGGAGCTGGTAAAACGACTTTTGGCGGTAAATTAGCCAATCACTTAATCAAAACTGAAAATGCGCGTCCTTTGATGATTGCGGCCGATGTCTATCGTCCAGCAGCAATCGATCAATTGAAAGTACTTGGTCAACAATTAGATGTTCCAGTTTTCGATATGGGAACAGACACAAGCCCGGTTGAAATTGTACGTCAAGGGATGGCATTAGCTAAAGAAAAGAAAAATGATTATGTTTTGATCGATACGGCAGGTCGTTTGCATATTGACGAAACATTGATGGACGAATTAAAACAAATCAAAGAAATTGCCCAACCAGATGATATCTTGCTTGTTGTTGATGCAATGACTGGACAAGATGCAGTGAATGTTGCAGATAGCTTCAATCAACAATTAGGCATCACAGGTGTTGTTATCACAAAACTTGATGGAGACACGCGTGGTGGTGCAGCACTATCAATCCGTTCAGTTACTGGTGCACCAATCAAATTTATCGGTTCTGGTGAAAAACTGACTGATTTAGAAATTTTCCATCCCGATCGGATGTCCAGCCGTATTTTAGGCATGGGGGATATGTTAACACTGATCGAAAAAGCCCAACAAGATTATGATGAGAAAAAAGCTGAAGAACTTGCTGTAAAAATGAAGGAAAACAGCTTTGACTTCAATGATTTTATTGAACAATTGGATCAAGTAATGGGCATGGGACCAATCGAGGATCTATTAAAAATGATTCCTGGTATGAATAATATGCCTGGCTTAGAAAATGTTAAAGTCGATCCAAAAGATGTCGCTCGTAAAAAAGCGATGGTACTTTCAATGACACCGGCTGAGCGAGAAAATCCTGACTTGCTAAATCCAAGTCGCCGTCGTCGGATTGCAGCTGGTTCAGGGAATAACGTAGTTGAAGTGAATCGCATGATCAAACAATTTAAAGAATCTAAAAAAATGATGCAGCAGATGTCTAAAGGAAATATGGA